The Mercenaria mercenaria strain notata chromosome 8, MADL_Memer_1, whole genome shotgun sequence genome has a segment encoding these proteins:
- the LOC123565591 gene encoding uncharacterized protein LOC123565591 encodes MPNGELKADVHLKLKKAKPEQYPEEEFPVRAQFSKDVPTRQFTVQVIGNLIGEECAVLIKATEMEIMNNLRVPKKGSTKVVCYYLLSNASTFFIREPTEVKLCKMSLHDAMNTHDVDKIQSAMDKCLKFRVPVTDDTIAAAEARIEYLRLRTVIVDSVKRRNIAVVNETLGRVVGYRYREALVAEVEKLLAFRKELHSLQGYPQGLPSLREANEELYKLTSPKPSVHNTMKALCILLGYDGNVKDWKYIHKHLKVTPDKLSEMVILKRMEYMSEHSFPWHKMDFKVLQRVYKIIHEYPFEQVKHVSLAAAAIYKWIDKMLNRAKHVLRSQ; translated from the exons ATGCCTAATGGTGAACTAAAAGCAGACGTTCATTTAAAGCTCAAGAAAGCAAAACCTGAACAATACCCAGAGGAGGAATTTCCTGTTCGTGCTCAGTTTTCTAAAGATGTTCCTACACGACAGTTTACTGTACAAGTAATCGGTAACCTGATTGGTGAAGAGTGCGCGGTGCTAATTAAAGCAACAGAGATGGAAATAATGAACAACCTACGCGTACCAAAGAAAGGATCAACGAAAGTAGTGTGTTACTATCTTCTATCGAATGCGAGCACATTCTTTATTCGTGAG CCAACAGAAGTAAAACTGTGCAAAATGTCGCTGCATGATGCAATGAATACACATGACGTCGACAAGATCCAGAGTGCTATGGATAAATGTCTGAAGTTTAGGGTGCCTGTTACTGATGACACTATAGCTGCTGCCGAGGCAAGGATAGAATATCTGAGGCTGAGAACAG TTATAGTTGATAGTGTGAAGCGGCGTAATATTGCAGTGGTAAACGAGACATTAGGGCGTGTAGTCGGTTACAGATACAGGGAGGCGCTTGTTGCAGAGGTGGAGAAGTTGTTGGCATTCAGGAAAGAATTGCACAGCCTTCAAG GTTATCCTCAAGGGCTACCATCACTGCGGGAAGCCAATGAAGAACTGTACAAGTTGACCTCGCCAAAACCATCCGTTCACAACACCATGAAAGCCTTGTGCATCCTGCTAGGGTATGACGGTAACGTAAAG GACTGGAAGTATATACATAAACACCTGAAAGTAACTCCTGATAAATTGTCAGAGATGGTAATTCTGAAAAGAATGGAGTATATGTCCGAACATTCATTTCCATGGCACAAAATGGACTTCAAAGTACTTCAGCGGGTATACAAGATTATACACGAGTACCCATTTGAACAAGTGAAACACGTCAGTCTGGCGGCAGCTGCAATTTATAAATGG
- the LOC128559118 gene encoding lim and transglutaminase domain protein ltd-1-like, producing MGSGISARPSVIIDPIRVSRTKGKYPPPLAPKWFLPDIRPLVHAPETDDPDSHSIDWYAIERSLETEVEDGVDSDVDTVRIRPLSGIGSNRTDSGRKKIRQAQRHRHKQILSFDAIDQHAKSALPNHSVTFEELIKYLKQPIDEGLHPDTCLVRALTVWLSKQDNRKSKYQHADVTTPNGIIQHLKHQTLSYTEAYTLICRGAGIPTVIITGVVKAGKYKPGDIIDEGARDTWCAVHVDGSWQLVHPFWVCRGTYGKEREGWVQIEDDPFLAEKVARREKQKEKDVFVFNEEFFMPKPEVFIYRCFADDKQWHLIPEEKTLKSVEEFTKLVYISPPFFKFGLSLASNPFCVQPSINGTVIIEIVAPKDHIHALNLGYKIHTEENETQNTFQYKNLLQNNAPCYKLQKQ from the exons ATGGGTAGTGGAATTTCAGCTAGACCTTCGGTTATAATTGATCCA ATACGAGTGTCACGAACGAAGGGCAAATACCCGCCCCCATTAGCACCAAAATGGTTTCTACCGGATATCCGCCCACTGGTTCACGCGCCAGAAACGGATGACCCTGACAGTCACAGCATCGATTGGTACGCCATTGAACGTTCACTGGAGACGGAAGTCGAGGACGGCGTCGATTCAGATGTAGATACAGTCCGGATAAGACCTTTATCTGGGATTGGAAGTAACAGGACAGATTCTGGGAGAAAGAAAATTCGTCAAGCACAAAGGCATAGACATAAGCAGATACTCTCTTTTGATGCGATTGATCAACATGCAAAGTCT GCACTACCTAATCATTCAGTAACGTTTGAAGAGTTAATTAAGTACCTCAAACAGCCTATTGACGAAGGACTACACCCAGACACTTGTCTAGTTCGTGCGTTAACAGTCTGGTTATCCAAACAAGACAACAGAAAGTCAAAATACCAGCACGCGGATGTAACAACACCCAATGGTATTATCCAACACTTGAAACATCAGACATTGTCGTATACAGAAGCTTACACCCTCATATGCAG AGGAGCTGGAATTCCAACGGTGATAATAACGGGCGTTGTAAAAGCTGGTAAATACAAACCAGGCGACATTATTGATGAGGGTGCACGTGATACTTGGTGTGCAGTACATGTAGATGGGAGCTGGCAGCTCGTGCACCCTTTCTGGGTGTGCAGAGGTACATATGGCAAAGAGAGAGAAGGTTGGGTACAAATAGAAGACGATCCATTTTTAGCTGAAAAAGTTGCAAgaagagaaaaacaaaaagaaaaggatgtatttgtatttaatgaaGAATTCTTTATGCCTAAACCAGAAGTATTTATATACAGATGCTTTGCTGATGACAAACAATGGCATTTAATTCCAGAAGAGAAGACATTAAAGTCTGTGGAGGAATTTACAAAATTGGTGTATATTTCTCCCCCATTTTTTAAGTTCGGACTTTCATTAGCAAGTAATCCATTCTGTGTTCAACCATCTATAAATGGAACAGTTATCATAGAAATTGTGGCACCTAAAGACCACATTCACGCGCTGAATCTGGGTTATAAAATTCACACCGAGGAGAATGAGACCCAaaatacatttcaatataaaaaccTTCTGCAAAATAATGCGCCTTGTTATAAATTACAGAAGCAATGA